DNA from Solanum stenotomum isolate F172 chromosome 3, ASM1918654v1, whole genome shotgun sequence:
AAAATTAGCTTATGAGAGATTGTTCTCATGATATAACTTGATATTTGGGGTACGTAAACGAGGACAAatcacattattttgtactggtCAATTTTGAGTGACGATTGCTCCATAAAGGACGCAGGGGCCTGTGTCATAGATTGTTCTCATGATATAACTTGATATTCGACGTCGTTTATTCCCAAAAACTAGCTTATGAGAGATTATTCTCATGATATAACTTGATATTTGGGGTACGTAAACGAGGACGGATCACATGATTTTGTACTGGTCAGTTTTGAGTTGTCGAGTGACGATTGCTCCATCTCTTAAGAAAGGACGCGGGGCCTGTCTTAGAATTATTCATTATAGAGCTATTCATTCTTATATATAGCCAATAGAAACTCTCTTAACACTTCCCTTGAAGAATCTCtcaaatgatattttattacttatgatgttttaatttttgttgcaTACTTCaagagtcaaataatttaattttgatcgTGAATATGGGAATGAAGGTTTTatgtttattaaataaaaagtacATATTTAAAAGctacataaaaaatactataagttaCCATAATtgttaattcaaaatattttaaaaatataagaacAAAGCACATGAATCACCTCGAGCTATTTCCAAAATTTCAGTTACACACTTACACTTAACTAGGGTCATGTTATCCCCCCAAACAGATTTTTTCTATTGCTAATGTGAGCTGCACATGTTTTTGTGTgaaatttgttatgtttttgataaattttaaaagaatgatAGAAGTTAAGTTTTAAATGCTTGGGGATGTTTTTTGTTAAGAAGTATAGTTTAAGTTGGAAGTATagttttaattgataaaaaatttcTAGATCAATTGATTAGGATTCCACATGTACTTGGACTCTGTCCGAAGGAGGATTTCCTATAAGAATACCTTTGGTGTGTGCTGATTTCTAGATCAACTGTCCAGCAAGATGTCTGCTGATTGGTCGAAGCTTCCATACGACCTGTTGGTTCTCATAGCTAGACGTTTCAATCTGATTGAAAACTACCTAAATTTTGGCATTGTTTGCAAATCGTGGCACTCTGTAACTACCAAGGACAATTTCAACAATGACCTGCCTAGAATTCCATGGCTTATGTTAGCTGAAGACGGAACTTGCTCATGTCGAAAATTCTTCAGTCTCTATAATGGCatgattttgaagaagaagattccaAAGGCTAGCGGAAAACGTTGTATGGAGTCTATGGGTTGGCTTATCACAGTCGGAAAAGATGAGGGTGAAATTAGTCTGTTACATCCCTTCTCTGGTGTTGAGATTGAATTGCCCCATCCAAATACCATGGAAAATTATGAGCATGACCGGACAACAGAGTTGTGGACGTTTTTTAGCAAAGCAGTTCTATCAGCTAGTCCTTCTCATACATCCGACTATGTTCTTATGGTTTTGGTCCCTGAGGGACTCAGTAATAACCTCAGTTTTTGGAGACCAGGAAATTTGAGATGGAACAGGATTATCTGGGATGAACCTGAACATGTTGACGTGACATATTTTAATGGGCACTTTTATTCCGTGGGTTATTGGGGTCGTGTCCTAGTTCATGATGTTGCTAGCTCTCAACCCACTAGAAATGTCATAGCGCAGTTAGAAGATACTATAGGCCACGAAAACCATTTATATATCCTAGAATCACTAGGATCATTATTTGTAGTTGCACGATATGGTGTCGTCGAATTAAGGGAGGACCACAAGTTAAGGTTATCACTGGACGACATCCGATTTGAAGATAACTATATATATGGAACAATAAGTTTTCGAGTTTTCCAGGTTGATTTAGCTGGTGGCAAAGTGACGGAAACCAGGGAATTAGGGGACAGAGCATTTTTTGTTGGTCATAGTGCTTCTCTATCGGTCCAAGCTTCTCAATTTCCAGGAATAAAGTCCAATCATATCTATTTTACGGAcgatttttggaaaatat
Protein-coding regions in this window:
- the LOC125857909 gene encoding F-box protein At2g26160-like, which codes for MEYQLSSKMSADWSKLPYDLLVLIARRFNLIENYLNFGIVCKSWHSVTTKDNFNNDLPRIPWLMLAEDGTCSCRKFFSLYNGMILKKKIPKASGKRCMESMGWLITVGKDEGEISLLHPFSGVEIELPHPNTMENYEHDRTTELWTFFSKAVLSASPSHTSDYVLMVLVPEGLSNNLSFWRPGNLRWNRIIWDEPEHVDVTYFNGHFYSVGYWGRVLVHDVASSQPTRNVIAQLEDTIGHENHLYILESLGSLFVVARYGVVELREDHKLRLSLDDIRFEDNYIYGTISFRVFQVDLAGGKVTETRELGDRAFFVGHSASLSVQASQFPGIKSNHIYFTDDFWKIYLNYEEGGGSDMGVFSLADGSIQPHYEDRSMSRVCPPIWVTPTLY